In Microbulbifer sp. THAF38, the sequence TCGGCATTTCTGGAAAAATCAGCTTCATTACCAACCCACCGGCATAGAGACTACCGGCGGTATCCACCACGATATTCAGAAAAATGGTCAAACCGGAAAAGTAAGTTCTAGCCGTGCGATTAAAACGCCGCTCCAACATCTCAGGCATGGTATAGATGCGGGAGCGAAGAATTGTAGGAAGATAAAAAATAGCGAAAAACACCAGGATGACCGCTGCCATCCATTCATAGTTGAAGACCGCAATGCCCGTGCTGTAGGCATCACCTGCCAAACCAATCAGGGTGGTGCTGGATATATTGGAAGCAAATAGGGAAAGGCCTATCAAGGGCCAAACCATTTTACGTCCGGCGAGGAAATAATCCTCTGCGGTATCGTGTCGGCGGCTGAGGTAAAGCCCCAAACCGATGGTGAAAACGAAATATACGACCACAATGATCGCATCGATGGGGTGGAGACCAAAATCGACCGACATAACTCCCTCGTTCACCGCAAGCAGCGTATTTTTAGAATGATTTGCTGAAACTTGCAAAAAATTAAATCACAGTGGTTTAATTAAGTAAAGTAGACTTGGGAAAACGTACAAATTACTTAAAAATCAACTAGTTAGACTTATTTCATATTGTTTCACTTTTATTGATAACGATAAGTAAAGGTTCTAAAATCCGATATGATCTATTTGTCACAACACCGCTAATGATCGACTTGCGGGTTGACGTTTTTACTAAAGGGGAGCTCGGATGGGCAAAGGAAGTAACTCTAGTGGCTTGCGCCGTTACAACGAACGGGTGCTACTGACGGCCTTGCGCAAATCAGGGAGCGCCTCGAAATCCGACTTGGCCCGTCTCACCAACCTCACTCCCCAGGCCGTTACACGCATTGTGGATGAGCTGGAAAGCACCGGCATGGTTATGCGGGAGGGGCGCAGGCTCGGCGGCAAAGGTCAGCCCTCCATCATGTACACCATCAATCCTACCGGCGCCTACTCCATAGGCATTAAAGTTGGGCGGCGCAATGTTGAATTACTCTTAACAGATTTCGGCGGCAATGTTCTCAAGAAGATATGCCAGGAATTTGATTGCCCCGAACCCGATTTCCTACTTAAAAACATCGAGGCGGGCATCAAAAGCTTAAGTGCTGAACTAGCCAGGAAAGACCAATCCAAACTTGTTGGCATTGGCATCGCCATGCCCTGGTTTATCGGTGCCTGGACCAAAGAGCTGGAGATGAGCGAAGTCCTGGCGGAAAAATGGCGAGAAATAAACTTCGCAGAAGAGGTCTCCAAAGTCACATATCTGCCTGTCTTTTTCGAGAATGACTGCTCGGCAGCAGCAGTCGCCGAGCTGCAGTTCGGCAAAGGAACTGAAGTTTCCGATTTTCTCTATATTTTTGTCGGCACTTTTATCGGCGGTGGCCTGGTACTCAATAGCAGTTTGGAAGCTGGCGTTCATGGTAACTCCGGCAACCTGGCCACAATGCCAGTCCCCGCCTCCAAACTCAGCAGCACCCCAAAAGCCGAAGGGGCTTTCGAGATCCTACTTAATCGAGCCTCCCTATTTGGCCTGCGCAGACACCTGCGCACTAACAAAATCAATATCAACGACTCCTCCGATTTATTGTCAGTTATGGATGAAGCGCGCCCGCTGATACAGGAATGGTTGGATGACTGCGCAGATGCACTGGTATACGCCATTCTCTCTGCAGTCAGTGTGCTGGACCTTGAGGCCGTTATTATCGATGCGCATCTGCCGCGCTTCCTGCTAGAGGAACTGGTGGAAACAATCTCCAGGCGAATGCTGCAAGTTGCTCCACCCGGTGTTTTCAAACCTCAAATAATGAGCGGTAGGATCGGCATTGATGCCATCGCGATTGGTGGCGCTATCCTGCCCTTTTATTCCAATTTTGCACCAGACAAAACGGTGCTACTGAAGGGCGGCGTGCCTGAACGAGTCCCGGTTTAGCCGGGCAACACGGCAGAAATTTTGCAGTCAGCCATTTGGATTTTAGGTCCGTATTGGTTCGTTTTTACATAATAAAAATAGTGAGGTGATTCGCAAATGGCATTCAACTTAGCAGACAAATGGGTTTGGGATTTTTGGTTCGCGGTCGATGGCAATCAATACCATATGTTT encodes:
- a CDS encoding ROK family transcriptional regulator; the encoded protein is MGKGSNSSGLRRYNERVLLTALRKSGSASKSDLARLTNLTPQAVTRIVDELESTGMVMREGRRLGGKGQPSIMYTINPTGAYSIGIKVGRRNVELLLTDFGGNVLKKICQEFDCPEPDFLLKNIEAGIKSLSAELARKDQSKLVGIGIAMPWFIGAWTKELEMSEVLAEKWREINFAEEVSKVTYLPVFFENDCSAAAVAELQFGKGTEVSDFLYIFVGTFIGGGLVLNSSLEAGVHGNSGNLATMPVPASKLSSTPKAEGAFEILLNRASLFGLRRHLRTNKININDSSDLLSVMDEARPLIQEWLDDCADALVYAILSAVSVLDLEAVIIDAHLPRFLLEELVETISRRMLQVAPPGVFKPQIMSGRIGIDAIAIGGAILPFYSNFAPDKTVLLKGGVPERVPV